One Synergistaceae bacterium DNA window includes the following coding sequences:
- the pgm gene encoding phosphoglucomutase (alpha-D-glucose-1,6-bisphosphate-dependent), whose amino-acid sequence MQAKKIVNIPSLISDYYTLAPDPDDKTQQVAFGTSGHRGSSALHSFNEAHILAIAQAVVEHRTAEGIKGPLYLGADTHALSEPSMRTCVEVLAAAGVELILQEGFAPTPTPVISRAILEHNRTPGNIEADGMVITPSHNPPTDGGIKYDPPSGGPASPEITSKIQNRANELIRQGVGSIKRVPFERAIKMDNVHFEDFVMPYVKALATVVDMEAVARSGLKIGADPLGGSGIYYWEPIAEVYGIKNLTVVNPNLDPTFSFMPPDHDGKIRMDCSSPYAMANLIRLKDDYDIAFGNDTDYDRHGIVTPQGLMNPNAYLAVAVQHLFTTRKGWRADAMVGKTVVSSSIIDRVTAGIGRKLCEVPVGFKWFVEGLLDGSMGFGGEESAGASFLCRDGSVWTTDKDGIIMDLLACEITATTGKNPAEHYAEITAKYGTSFYARIDTPATPEQKAALGKLSPEDIKASTLAGDAITAKFTKAPGNNASIGGLKVTTANGWFAARPSGTENICKLYAESFVSPEHLKQIQEEAQKIIA is encoded by the coding sequence ATGCAGGCAAAGAAGATAGTCAACATCCCTTCTCTCATTAGCGACTACTACACTCTTGCGCCAGATCCTGACGACAAGACACAGCAGGTCGCGTTCGGAACATCCGGGCATCGCGGAAGTTCAGCCCTTCACAGCTTCAACGAGGCGCACATTCTCGCGATTGCACAGGCAGTCGTCGAGCACCGTACGGCTGAGGGCATCAAGGGGCCGCTGTATCTCGGAGCAGACACGCACGCTCTCTCCGAACCGTCAATGAGGACGTGCGTTGAGGTGCTTGCGGCGGCAGGAGTCGAGCTCATCCTTCAGGAGGGTTTCGCACCAACGCCCACGCCGGTAATCTCCCGCGCAATCCTCGAGCACAACCGCACGCCCGGAAACATTGAGGCTGACGGAATGGTCATCACACCTTCGCACAACCCCCCTACTGACGGCGGAATAAAGTACGACCCGCCTTCGGGAGGCCCTGCGAGCCCGGAGATTACGAGCAAGATTCAGAACCGTGCGAACGAGCTTATTCGTCAGGGTGTCGGCTCAATCAAGCGCGTACCGTTTGAGCGTGCAATCAAGATGGACAACGTTCACTTTGAGGACTTCGTGATGCCCTACGTGAAGGCACTTGCGACTGTCGTTGACATGGAGGCAGTTGCGAGGTCAGGCCTGAAGATAGGTGCAGACCCGTTAGGCGGAAGCGGCATCTACTACTGGGAGCCCATCGCAGAAGTCTACGGCATCAAGAACCTCACCGTCGTCAACCCCAACCTTGACCCGACATTCTCGTTCATGCCTCCTGACCATGACGGCAAAATCAGGATGGACTGTTCATCGCCTTACGCGATGGCGAACCTCATCCGCCTGAAGGACGACTACGACATAGCTTTCGGGAACGACACGGACTATGACCGGCACGGCATCGTAACTCCGCAGGGTCTCATGAACCCGAACGCGTACCTTGCTGTTGCGGTACAGCACCTGTTCACGACACGTAAGGGCTGGCGTGCTGATGCGATGGTCGGCAAGACTGTAGTCTCGAGCTCAATCATTGACCGTGTAACCGCAGGAATCGGCCGCAAGCTGTGTGAAGTGCCTGTAGGGTTCAAGTGGTTCGTTGAGGGGCTGCTTGACGGCTCTATGGGCTTCGGCGGAGAAGAGAGCGCGGGTGCATCGTTCCTGTGCAGGGACGGAAGCGTCTGGACGACGGACAAGGACGGCATAATCATGGATCTGCTGGCGTGCGAGATTACGGCGACTACGGGGAAGAACCCTGCTGAGCACTACGCGGAGATTACGGCCAAGTACGGGACGAGCTTCTATGCGCGCATCGACACTCCAGCAACGCCGGAACAGAAGGCGGCACTCGGGAAGCTGTCTCCTGAGGACATCAAGGCGAGCACGCTTGCGGGAGATGCGATTACGGCGAAGTTCACGAAGGCACCGGGCAACAATGCATCAATCGGAGGCCTGAAGGTTACGACGGCGAACGGGTGGTTTGCGGCTCGTCCGTCAGGAACGGAGAACATCTGCAAGCTGTACGCGGAAAGTTTCGTGAGCCCCGAGCACCTGAAGCAGATTCAGGAAGAGGCACAGAAGATTATCGCGTAA
- the eno gene encoding phosphopyruvate hydratase produces the protein MASIIGIHGREILDSRGNPTVEVDVYLEDGSLGRAAVPSGASTGVHEALELRDKEARYGGKGTQHAVDNVNEKIAPEILGMDADDQGSLDRAMIALDGTDGKSNLGANAILGVSMAAARAAAQSHGVELYQWLGGIGGYLLPTPMMNVINGGAHADSTVDFQEFMIVPHNAPSFKEALRMGAETYHALKSCVKGRGYSTGVGDEGGFAPNLKDNREALDLLMEAINKAGYTPGKDVSFALDVASSEFFDTEKNKYVFTKSGGAEYTSAELVKMYEDLAANYPLISIEDGCAEDDWEGWAALTAALGGKIQLVGDDLFVTNPKILERGITQGVANAVLVKLNQIGTVSETLQVIQMANDAGYAAVVSHRSGETADSFIADLSVATRAGQIKTGSIARTDRIAKYNQLIRIEEELGDTARYAGLKRYSPMWKK, from the coding sequence ATGGCATCTATTATCGGAATTCATGGCCGCGAAATCCTTGACTCACGCGGAAATCCCACCGTTGAAGTTGACGTTTACCTCGAGGACGGCTCACTTGGCCGCGCCGCTGTCCCCTCAGGAGCATCAACGGGCGTTCACGAGGCGTTAGAGCTTCGCGACAAGGAAGCACGTTACGGCGGAAAAGGCACCCAGCACGCAGTCGACAACGTCAACGAGAAGATAGCCCCCGAGATTCTCGGAATGGACGCAGACGATCAGGGTTCGCTTGACCGCGCAATGATCGCTCTCGACGGCACGGACGGCAAGTCCAATCTCGGCGCAAACGCAATTCTTGGCGTGTCAATGGCAGCAGCAAGGGCAGCCGCACAGTCTCACGGCGTAGAACTCTATCAGTGGCTCGGCGGAATCGGCGGGTATCTCCTTCCCACACCCATGATGAACGTCATCAACGGCGGAGCTCACGCAGACTCCACAGTCGACTTCCAGGAGTTCATGATTGTCCCGCACAACGCACCCAGCTTCAAGGAAGCCCTCAGAATGGGCGCAGAGACCTACCACGCGCTGAAGTCCTGCGTAAAGGGGCGCGGATACTCGACGGGCGTAGGCGACGAAGGCGGATTTGCCCCCAACCTTAAGGACAACCGCGAGGCTCTTGACCTTCTCATGGAAGCCATCAACAAGGCAGGGTACACGCCCGGCAAAGATGTCAGCTTCGCGCTTGACGTTGCGTCGTCAGAGTTCTTCGACACCGAGAAGAACAAGTACGTGTTCACCAAGAGCGGCGGTGCAGAGTACACCTCAGCCGAGCTCGTGAAGATGTACGAGGACCTCGCGGCAAATTACCCGCTGATCTCCATCGAGGACGGATGCGCTGAGGACGACTGGGAAGGCTGGGCGGCACTCACTGCGGCACTCGGCGGAAAGATTCAGCTTGTCGGCGATGACCTGTTCGTTACCAACCCCAAGATTCTCGAGCGCGGAATCACTCAGGGCGTGGCAAATGCAGTCCTCGTTAAGCTGAACCAGATCGGCACAGTCAGCGAGACCCTGCAGGTCATCCAGATGGCCAACGACGCGGGCTATGCGGCCGTAGTGTCCCACAGGAGCGGCGAGACTGCAGACTCCTTCATCGCAGACCTCTCCGTCGCAACACGTGCAGGACAGATTAAGACGGGAAGCATCGCGCGTACCGACAGAATCGCGAAGTACAACCAGCTCATCAGGATTGAGGAAGAGCTCGGAGACACAGCGCGTTATGCCGGCCTCAAGAGATATTCCCCGATGTGGAAGAAGTAG
- the yajC gene encoding preprotein translocase subunit YajC: MLFPLAIFVLIFYFFIIRPQRKRDKQQKNMIDSIARGDQIITIGGFFGTVREVRDDSFQIEIAEGVRVTILKSAVQGKRAAAKTEAAS, encoded by the coding sequence ATGCTCTTTCCCCTTGCTATATTCGTGCTTATCTTCTACTTCTTCATCATAAGGCCGCAGAGGAAGCGCGACAAACAGCAGAAGAACATGATAGACAGCATCGCGCGCGGAGACCAGATCATCACGATAGGCGGCTTCTTCGGGACAGTCCGTGAAGTGCGTGATGACTCGTTCCAGATTGAGATTGCTGAAGGCGTGCGCGTAACTATCCTGAAGTCAGCAGTTCAGGGCAAGCGTGCTGCTGCAAAGACGGAGGCAGCATCTTAA
- the secD gene encoding protein translocase subunit SecD — protein sequence MNRTDRFRFWLVIIVIAAAGCFAYFEKDSLNLGLDLKGGAHIVLQAKATPEAPLRDDSIDRLLAVLRNRIDQYGVAEPIIQKSGSDRIIVDLPGIQDPAAALELIGRTAQMDFREVIDQTGMATPPAPVRSNYDSDIQFVNAQERWKQAVEQISNASADLVAKVAANPGSIVAPAEEAGRFYLLGPVVLSGKDLVNAEVAPDNLGRMGVSLEFNSEGARLFEEATARMVGKQLAIVLDNVVISAPVVQDRISGGRAQITGRFTNEEAARLAIMLKAGALPVAVEIAENRSVGPSLGADSIKQGLEAGLFGAAMVLVFMLIYYQFRGLAADIALAVTVLLIFAGLIAFNATLTLPGIAGIILTLGMAVDGNVLIYERIREERNTGKTPMAALDSGFRKALVTILDSNITTLIAALVLFYFGSGSVRGFGVTLSVGLVASVFANIVVTRAILQLFVKRGDARR from the coding sequence ATGAACCGTACGGACAGATTTCGCTTCTGGCTGGTAATTATCGTAATCGCGGCAGCAGGATGCTTCGCGTACTTCGAGAAGGACAGCCTGAATCTCGGTCTTGACCTCAAGGGCGGAGCTCACATAGTCCTTCAGGCAAAGGCAACGCCGGAAGCCCCCCTCCGCGATGACAGCATAGACAGGCTTCTTGCGGTACTGCGCAACAGAATCGACCAGTACGGAGTTGCTGAACCCATCATCCAGAAGTCGGGCTCGGACAGAATCATAGTTGACCTTCCCGGCATTCAGGACCCTGCGGCGGCACTCGAACTCATCGGACGCACTGCGCAGATGGATTTCCGCGAAGTAATAGACCAGACGGGAATGGCAACACCTCCCGCACCTGTAAGGAGCAATTACGACAGCGACATACAGTTTGTGAACGCTCAGGAACGGTGGAAGCAGGCAGTCGAGCAGATAAGCAACGCCAGCGCAGACCTCGTCGCGAAGGTTGCGGCCAATCCCGGCTCAATCGTTGCACCCGCAGAGGAAGCCGGAAGGTTCTACCTGTTAGGGCCTGTGGTTCTCTCGGGAAAAGACCTCGTTAATGCAGAAGTTGCCCCCGACAATCTCGGCAGAATGGGCGTATCCCTCGAGTTCAACTCTGAGGGCGCAAGGCTCTTCGAGGAAGCTACGGCAAGAATGGTCGGCAAACAGCTGGCGATTGTGCTCGATAACGTAGTGATTTCAGCTCCCGTAGTTCAGGACAGAATCTCGGGAGGCAGGGCGCAGATTACCGGGCGTTTCACCAACGAGGAAGCCGCACGTCTCGCAATAATGCTGAAGGCCGGTGCACTTCCTGTTGCGGTAGAAATTGCCGAGAACAGGTCAGTAGGGCCGAGCTTGGGTGCTGACAGCATCAAGCAGGGACTCGAGGCAGGACTTTTCGGCGCGGCAATGGTGCTCGTGTTCATGCTCATCTATTACCAGTTCAGAGGACTTGCGGCGGACATCGCACTTGCTGTTACGGTACTTTTGATCTTCGCGGGGCTGATTGCCTTCAACGCAACCCTGACGCTTCCGGGCATCGCAGGTATCATCCTCACGCTCGGAATGGCAGTTGACGGAAACGTTCTCATCTACGAGCGCATTCGTGAGGAGCGCAACACCGGCAAGACACCGATGGCCGCACTGGACTCGGGCTTCCGCAAAGCACTCGTTACGATTCTGGACTCCAACATCACGACGCTGATTGCAGCACTGGTGCTGTTCTACTTCGGCTCGGGCTCGGTGAGAGGGTTCGGAGTAACTTTGTCGGTCGGACTTGTTGCGAGCGTTTTCGCTAACATAGTTGTAACCAGAGCGATACTTCAGCTTTTCGTGAAGAGAGGAGATGCCAGAAGATGA
- a CDS encoding RNA-binding S4 domain-containing protein — MRLDKFLKLARLVKRRTVAQEMIELGAVRLDGRECKPSAEVREGSIIEIAYINRVLKVKVLIADEAILKRPKVISWEQLEERPVKPDEKPF; from the coding sequence ATGAGGCTCGACAAATTCCTTAAGCTCGCCCGCCTCGTCAAACGCCGCACTGTCGCCCAAGAAATGATAGAGCTCGGCGCAGTCCGTCTCGACGGCCGGGAGTGCAAACCTTCCGCCGAAGTCCGCGAAGGCAGCATCATCGAGATTGCCTACATCAACCGCGTCCTGAAGGTCAAGGTACTCATCGCCGATGAAGCGATACTCAAACGCCCAAAAGTCATTTCGTGGGAGCAGCTCGAAGAAAGGCCTGTTAAGCCCGACGAAAAACCGTTTTAA
- a CDS encoding D-alanine--D-alanine ligase, with the protein MKHVAVLCGGDSREREVSLRSGKAVCDALNEAGFTAELFDIRSLDEAEDIRGFDGAFIAMHGDWGEDGDLQARLEEMGIPYTGSGPRASALAMNKERAQALFAQNGIPVPESLTWPVSLEEVITKLGSDVVVKPSSGGSTVGITIIHGATDELLRQAAETARASYEGDVFIERYIEGRELTCAVWEHDGRTEALPVIEIDPHTGFYDYKNKYTKGATEYLVPAPITTEEAAHVSELAVKAHEVLGCSGYSRADFRLTPEGEAYILEVNTAPGMTATSLVPKAAGAVGVSMPDFVKAIMNMASCGKD; encoded by the coding sequence TTGAAACATGTTGCAGTGTTATGCGGAGGAGACAGCAGAGAACGCGAGGTTTCCCTTCGGAGCGGCAAGGCAGTCTGCGACGCGCTGAATGAGGCGGGCTTCACCGCTGAGCTTTTCGACATCAGGAGTCTTGACGAGGCGGAGGACATCAGGGGCTTCGACGGAGCATTCATCGCGATGCACGGAGACTGGGGCGAAGACGGAGACCTTCAGGCACGGCTTGAGGAGATGGGGATACCCTACACGGGTTCAGGGCCAAGAGCAAGCGCGCTCGCGATGAACAAGGAACGTGCTCAGGCACTCTTTGCGCAGAACGGAATCCCTGTCCCCGAGAGCCTGACTTGGCCGGTGAGCCTTGAGGAAGTCATCACGAAACTCGGCAGTGATGTCGTCGTCAAGCCCTCTAGCGGAGGCAGTACCGTCGGGATAACGATAATTCACGGCGCAACTGACGAGCTCCTTCGTCAGGCGGCAGAGACAGCACGCGCGAGCTACGAAGGCGACGTGTTCATAGAGCGTTACATAGAGGGACGGGAACTCACCTGCGCAGTCTGGGAGCACGACGGCAGAACAGAAGCCCTCCCCGTAATCGAGATTGACCCGCACACGGGCTTCTACGACTACAAGAACAAGTACACCAAAGGCGCGACAGAATACCTTGTCCCCGCACCAATCACCACAGAAGAAGCGGCACACGTCAGCGAACTCGCGGTGAAGGCTCACGAGGTGCTGGGATGCTCGGGCTACAGCAGGGCGGATTTCCGCCTCACGCCGGAAGGTGAAGCCTACATCCTTGAGGTCAACACAGCTCCGGGAATGACCGCAACAAGCCTCGTCCCGAAAGCAGCAGGAGCAGTCGGAGTGAGTATGCCGGATTTCGTGAAGGCGATAATGAACATGGCATCGTGCGGCAAGGACTAA
- a CDS encoding type II toxin-antitoxin system YafQ family toxin — MTAKKSSERKRTPFPREILYTSSGFVKDWERLKESGKHDMHLIKEAISLLMMNDGPLPAEWRDHKLTGKFEGFRECHVKGDLLLIYQIHKKSYCEVVVCYNIKTHSEAF, encoded by the coding sequence TTGACGGCGAAGAAGAGTAGCGAACGCAAACGCACCCCATTTCCCCGAGAAATTCTGTATACGTCGAGCGGGTTCGTCAAGGATTGGGAAAGACTGAAGGAGTCCGGCAAGCATGATATGCACCTCATCAAGGAAGCTATATCACTGCTGATGATGAACGACGGGCCTCTTCCCGCTGAATGGAGAGACCACAAACTGACCGGCAAGTTTGAAGGTTTCAGGGAATGCCATGTTAAGGGGGACTTGTTGCTGATCTACCAGATACACAAGAAGTCCTATTGCGAAGTAGTGGTGTGCTACAACATCAAAACACACTCGGAAGCGTTCTAG
- a CDS encoding RidA family protein, producing the protein MAFADPEIILEQAEVRQVVSTKEAPAAIGPYSQAIKAGEFLYVSGQIPVDPATGNVPSAIADQARQSLENLKAIVLAAGYTLSDVVKTTVFAADIANFAEINGVYAEYFSHDAPARSFVAVKDLPKGVGLEIEAVAWRKKQ; encoded by the coding sequence ATGGCATTTGCAGACCCCGAAATCATCCTCGAGCAGGCAGAGGTCAGGCAGGTAGTTTCCACAAAGGAAGCTCCTGCCGCCATCGGCCCTTACTCTCAGGCAATCAAGGCCGGAGAGTTTCTCTATGTATCGGGTCAGATTCCTGTTGACCCGGCAACCGGCAATGTCCCTTCAGCAATCGCAGACCAGGCCCGGCAGTCCCTCGAGAACCTTAAGGCAATCGTTCTTGCGGCAGGGTACACGCTCTCTGATGTCGTCAAGACAACTGTATTTGCGGCGGACATAGCCAACTTTGCGGAGATTAATGGTGTGTACGCAGAGTATTTCAGCCATGATGCACCTGCAAGGTCATTCGTGGCGGTGAAGGATCTTCCGAAGGGTGTCGGCCTCGAGATTGAGGCTGTAGCCTGGAGAAAGAAGCAGTAA
- a CDS encoding type II secretion system protein, with the protein MKMKREGFTLVELLIVIAIVGALSATMSVATSGSTAKAKAVAIASNVEACRTAAMLYVNDATDNISTLKADDMLKASIPTWVDFGSGNTTYTAEGEGSVNWSVTVDFGSEPDKDAVREALQKIKGYGKYNNNGNATVLLGTGVYSFKVTLLSGKIEPVPSGGGGGG; encoded by the coding sequence ATGAAGATGAAGCGCGAAGGTTTTACGCTGGTTGAGCTGCTGATAGTGATTGCGATTGTGGGCGCACTTTCGGCGACGATGTCAGTTGCGACGAGCGGGTCGACAGCGAAGGCTAAGGCAGTGGCTATCGCGTCGAACGTGGAAGCGTGCAGGACTGCGGCTATGCTGTATGTCAACGACGCGACAGACAATATTTCTACTCTGAAGGCAGATGATATGCTTAAAGCAAGCATTCCTACTTGGGTTGATTTTGGCAGCGGGAATACCACGTACACGGCAGAGGGTGAAGGTAGCGTTAATTGGTCTGTTACTGTGGACTTCGGCAGTGAACCTGACAAGGATGCTGTAAGAGAAGCTCTGCAGAAGATTAAGGGCTACGGAAAGTACAACAACAATGGTAATGCGACAGTGCTTTTAGGAACAGGTGTGTACAGCTTCAAGGTTACACTCCTCTCCGGCAAGATTGAGCCTGTTCCTAGTGGTGGGGGGGGGGGGGGCTAA
- the secF gene encoding protein translocase subunit SecF yields MSALNLHFDFMSRRKLALTISLVFVIASIILLLTKGLNLGIDFTGGNVIQAEFENRPDITNVRQVISGVVAREAMIQNFGEKGIIIRTNEDTEESRENVVKALSTNYPDMKVTGFEKVGPVVGGELRRQAIIGVSIALVAILIYITLRFQFRFAVVSVIPLVHDVIIALGFFSLTQMEIGSSFIAAILTIVGYSLNNTIIILDRVRENWGTLSREGIVNLVNKSLNQTLGRTINTTLTTLFPVIALCVWGGPVLQAFSYAMLVGIIAGTWSSMFVATGLLCEWYDKR; encoded by the coding sequence ATGAGCGCACTTAATCTGCATTTCGACTTCATGAGCCGCCGCAAACTTGCCCTGACAATCAGCCTTGTGTTCGTCATTGCAAGCATTATCCTTCTGCTCACGAAGGGGCTCAATCTCGGAATAGACTTCACCGGCGGAAACGTCATACAGGCAGAGTTCGAGAACAGGCCGGACATCACGAACGTCAGGCAGGTAATTTCGGGAGTAGTAGCGCGTGAAGCGATGATTCAGAATTTCGGCGAGAAGGGAATCATAATCCGTACCAACGAGGACACAGAGGAGAGCCGCGAAAACGTCGTGAAGGCTCTCAGTACAAACTACCCTGACATGAAGGTTACGGGCTTCGAGAAAGTCGGGCCGGTAGTCGGAGGGGAGCTTCGCCGCCAAGCAATAATCGGCGTGTCAATCGCTCTCGTGGCGATACTGATATACATAACACTGCGCTTCCAGTTCAGGTTTGCGGTTGTGAGCGTCATACCGCTGGTGCATGATGTCATCATCGCGCTGGGTTTCTTCAGCCTCACGCAGATGGAGATAGGTTCGTCGTTCATTGCGGCAATCCTCACGATTGTGGGTTACTCGCTGAACAACACGATAATCATTCTCGACCGTGTGCGCGAGAACTGGGGCACGTTGTCGCGTGAGGGCATCGTCAACCTCGTCAACAAGTCCCTGAACCAGACGCTGGGCAGAACCATCAACACCACGCTGACTACGTTGTTCCCTGTTATTGCGCTGTGCGTGTGGGGAGGGCCTGTGCTTCAGGCGTTCAGCTACGCAATGCTTGTGGGTATCATCGCGGGAACGTGGAGCTCTATGTTTGTGGCTACGGGGCTTCTCTGCGAGTGGTACGACAAGAGATAA
- a CDS encoding hydratase, with amino-acid sequence MIKLYDEGVYLVNGTTIVPESQAGGKYVKADAKKGTIAYGIMKSHNTSDDMDHLRIKFDAMASHDITFVGIIQTARASGMKKFPLPYAMTNCHNSLCAVGGTINDDDHYFGLSAAKKYGGIYVPPHIAVIHQFMREMFAGCGKMILGSDSHTRYGALGTMAIGEGGGELVKQLLEDTYDVAYPGVVAIYMTGKPAPFVGPHDIALAIVKAVFESGYVKNKVMEFVGPGVSSMTTDYRNGVDVMTTETTCLSSVWRTDDDTKAFLAEHGRAGDYKELNPADVAYYDGCVEIDLSKIRPMIALPFHPSNAYTIAEFYENMKDILADTEKRAAKVAGGRATFTMMDKITPDGRLQVQQGVIGGCAGGNYTNVVEAAHALKGKSCGFDEFYLSVYPSSQPVFVDLDRKGFLADLMDAGAIIRTAFCGPCFGAGDTPANNAFSIRHTTRNFPNREGSKPGNGQMSAVALMDARSIAATAANGGKLTSAEDLDCWGDIPAYHYDDKAYKSRVYWGFGKANPESPMRFGPNIKDWPEQEPLAENILLRVVSKILDEVTTTDELIPSGETSSYRSNPLGLAEFTLSRRDPEYVGRAKEVQKIEYERLKGISPAHGELAEVYAAIKTIPGQEGVDPMTIEFGSTIYANKPGDGSAREQAASCQRVLGALANITQEYATKRYRSNCMNWGMIPFHLKGQPDFEVGDYVYVPGIRTALDNNALESIKAYVIKGGKVFEAELYIQPMTENERTIVKAGCLINFNRNGKK; translated from the coding sequence ATGATCAAACTCTACGATGAAGGTGTCTATCTCGTCAACGGCACAACGATAGTCCCCGAGAGCCAGGCTGGCGGCAAGTACGTCAAGGCCGACGCAAAGAAGGGCACGATCGCTTACGGCATCATGAAGTCGCACAATACGTCTGACGACATGGATCACCTGCGCATCAAGTTCGACGCAATGGCCAGCCACGACATCACGTTTGTCGGCATCATCCAGACTGCCAGAGCGTCAGGAATGAAGAAGTTCCCGCTTCCCTACGCAATGACCAACTGTCATAACTCGCTTTGCGCAGTCGGCGGAACAATCAACGACGACGACCACTATTTCGGTCTGAGTGCGGCCAAGAAGTACGGCGGAATTTACGTTCCTCCGCACATCGCAGTAATTCACCAGTTCATGCGCGAGATGTTTGCAGGCTGCGGCAAGATGATTCTGGGTTCGGACAGCCACACCCGCTACGGCGCGCTCGGCACGATGGCAATCGGTGAAGGCGGCGGCGAGCTCGTGAAGCAGCTCCTCGAGGACACATACGATGTCGCGTATCCCGGCGTTGTAGCAATCTACATGACCGGCAAGCCCGCACCGTTCGTCGGCCCGCATGACATCGCCCTCGCAATCGTCAAGGCAGTCTTCGAGAGCGGCTACGTCAAGAATAAGGTCATGGAGTTCGTAGGCCCTGGCGTGTCCTCAATGACGACGGACTACCGCAACGGCGTTGACGTAATGACCACCGAGACCACCTGCTTATCATCAGTGTGGAGGACGGACGACGACACAAAGGCGTTCCTTGCAGAGCACGGCAGAGCCGGAGACTACAAGGAGCTCAACCCTGCGGATGTCGCGTACTATGACGGATGCGTGGAGATCGACCTCTCCAAGATACGCCCGATGATCGCGCTTCCTTTCCACCCGTCAAACGCTTACACGATCGCTGAGTTCTACGAGAACATGAAGGACATTCTCGCGGACACAGAGAAGAGAGCGGCGAAGGTAGCAGGCGGACGCGCAACGTTCACGATGATGGACAAGATTACGCCCGACGGAAGGCTTCAGGTTCAGCAGGGAGTCATCGGCGGGTGCGCAGGCGGAAACTACACCAACGTTGTTGAGGCGGCACACGCACTGAAGGGCAAGTCCTGCGGCTTCGACGAGTTCTACCTGAGCGTTTACCCGTCCAGCCAGCCCGTGTTCGTTGACCTTGACCGCAAGGGCTTCCTCGCTGACCTCATGGATGCCGGCGCAATCATCAGGACGGCGTTCTGCGGACCGTGCTTCGGCGCAGGCGACACACCAGCCAACAACGCATTCTCCATCCGCCACACAACCCGCAACTTCCCGAACCGCGAAGGCTCAAAGCCCGGCAACGGCCAGATGTCAGCAGTGGCACTCATGGACGCACGCTCAATCGCGGCAACAGCGGCAAACGGCGGAAAGCTCACATCAGCTGAAGACCTCGACTGCTGGGGCGACATTCCTGCCTACCACTACGACGACAAGGCCTACAAGTCCAGAGTGTACTGGGGCTTCGGCAAGGCTAACCCTGAGTCGCCGATGCGTTTCGGCCCGAACATCAAGGACTGGCCGGAGCAGGAGCCTCTCGCGGAGAATATCCTTCTGCGCGTAGTGTCCAAGATTCTCGACGAAGTTACGACGACCGACGAGCTTATTCCGTCCGGCGAAACCAGCTCCTACCGTTCGAACCCGCTCGGACTTGCAGAGTTCACGCTCTCGCGCAGAGACCCCGAGTACGTCGGCAGGGCAAAGGAAGTCCAGAAGATTGAGTACGAGAGGCTGAAGGGTATCAGCCCGGCTCATGGCGAACTTGCGGAAGTCTACGCGGCCATAAAGACGATACCCGGACAGGAAGGCGTTGACCCGATGACGATCGAGTTCGGCTCGACGATTTACGCCAACAAGCCCGGCGACGGCTCGGCACGTGAGCAGGCGGCAAGCTGCCAGCGCGTTCTTGGAGCACTCGCCAACATCACGCAGGAGTACGCCACGAAGCGTTACCGCTCGAACTGCATGAACTGGGGAATGATACCGTTCCACCTCAAGGGACAGCCTGACTTCGAGGTCGGAGATTACGTGTACGTTCCCGGCATCAGGACGGCACTCGACAACAACGCGCTCGAGAGCATCAAGGCGTACGTCATCAAGGGCGGCAAGGTGTTCGAGGCAGAGCTGTACATCCAGCCTATGACCGAGAATGAGAGAACCATCGTCAAGGCCGGCTGCCTGATCAACTTCAACCGCAACGGCAAGAAGTAA